Proteins found in one Actinokineospora alba genomic segment:
- a CDS encoding alcohol dehydrogenase catalytic domain-containing protein, giving the protein MRAAVITAPGSPDAIEIIDIATPEPGAGEIRVRVAAAGVNPVDLQTRAGAFHDLGWITQPDHVGLGWDVAGTVTAVGPGAGFAVGDRVAALSEGVDRALGTYAEEVVVPAAAAAVVPDGLSLTDAATVPLNALTAAQALDLLGAPEGRTLLVTGAAGGVGGYTVAFAAERGWRVTGLARSTDAEFVTAAGASALITEPTGAYDAVVDAAVLADAAVALTRDGGHYVGVIPPAVPDGAGRVRTEAVMVTADSPTLAKALAATAEGTLPARVHAALPLEQAALAHKAVAAGGTRGRHLLIPN; this is encoded by the coding sequence ATGCGAGCCGCCGTGATCACCGCGCCCGGGTCCCCGGACGCCATCGAGATCATCGACATCGCCACCCCCGAGCCCGGCGCGGGCGAGATCCGCGTCCGGGTCGCCGCCGCCGGGGTCAACCCCGTCGACCTGCAGACCCGGGCGGGCGCCTTCCACGACCTGGGCTGGATCACCCAGCCCGACCACGTCGGACTCGGCTGGGACGTCGCAGGCACCGTCACCGCGGTCGGCCCTGGTGCGGGCTTCGCCGTGGGCGACCGGGTCGCCGCGTTGTCCGAGGGCGTCGACCGAGCGTTGGGCACTTACGCGGAGGAGGTCGTCGTCCCCGCGGCCGCGGCGGCCGTGGTGCCCGACGGGCTGTCGCTGACCGACGCCGCCACGGTCCCGCTCAACGCGCTGACCGCCGCCCAGGCCCTGGACCTGCTTGGCGCGCCGGAAGGTCGGACACTGCTGGTCACGGGCGCGGCCGGAGGGGTCGGCGGCTACACGGTCGCGTTCGCCGCCGAGCGCGGGTGGCGGGTGACCGGCCTGGCCCGGTCGACCGACGCCGAGTTCGTCACCGCCGCGGGCGCGTCCGCGCTGATCACCGAACCGACCGGCGCCTACGACGCGGTTGTGGACGCGGCGGTCCTGGCCGACGCGGCGGTCGCCCTGACTCGCGACGGTGGCCACTACGTCGGCGTGATCCCGCCCGCGGTGCCCGATGGCGCGGGCCGGGTCCGGACGGAGGCAGTGATGGTCACCGCCGACAGCCCGACGCTGGCCAAGGCCCTCGCCGCGACCGCCGAGGGCACCCTGCCCGCCCGCGTCCACGCGGCGCTGCCCCTGGAGCAGGCCGCGCTCGCGCACAAGGCCGTGGCGGCAGGCGGCACCCGCGGCCGCCACCTGCTCATCCCGAACTGA
- a CDS encoding winged helix-turn-helix transcriptional regulator encodes MPTMTAAQRRALAKAEFDSYLATCASRQVLDRLADKWVTLVLCALGDNGSPMRYSEIARRIAGVSQKMLTQTLRTLERDGLITRTVTPTVPVTVDYALTGLGGSLLEIVRQLKDWSDTHVHLIIGARSDFDARQN; translated from the coding sequence ATGCCGACCATGACCGCGGCGCAGCGCCGGGCCCTGGCCAAGGCCGAGTTCGACTCCTACCTGGCCACGTGCGCGAGCAGGCAGGTCCTCGACCGGCTCGCCGACAAGTGGGTCACCCTGGTGCTGTGTGCCTTGGGGGACAACGGTTCGCCGATGCGCTACTCCGAGATCGCCCGGCGGATCGCCGGGGTCAGCCAGAAGATGCTCACGCAGACCCTGCGCACCCTCGAACGCGACGGGCTGATCACCCGCACGGTCACCCCGACCGTGCCGGTGACCGTCGACTACGCCCTGACCGGCCTCGGCGGCTCGCTGCTGGAGATCGTCCGACAGCTCAAGGACTGGTCCGACACCCACGTCCACCTGATCATCGGCGCCCGCTCCGACTTCGACGCCCGCCAGAACTGA
- a CDS encoding KamA family radical SAM protein, with the protein MTALRVAELKPETPATTVSDAVHHAGEQPYEYVRRELVEPDWRRFPGWKTVTEAQWRDAQWQRVNCVKNALQLRKVVGDLLSESFYEELAADQQQLATMSMLLPPQMLNTMAPTAETTTPEFTEAFFADPVRRYMLPVRSDRDPQWPSHPHSERDSLHEAEMWVVEGLTHRYPTKVLAEMLSTCPQYCGHCTRMDLVGNSTPQVEKHKLTLKPVDRYDQMIDYLKRTPGVRDVVVSGGDVANVPWKQLELFLMRLLDIETVRDIRLATKALAGLPQHWLQPSVVEGLERVARTAARRGVNLAIHTHVNHVQSVTPLVAEAARTALEVGVRDVRNQGVLMRGVNATPEALLDLCFALQGEANILPYYFYMCDMIPNAEHWRVAVWEAQELQHAIMGYLPGYATPRIICDVPYVGKRWVHQLAEYDRELGISYWTKNYRAGTERMEAEEAAAILSRRYPYYDPISTLGATGQQFWRDNPEHQA; encoded by the coding sequence ATGACTGCCCTGCGTGTTGCAGAGCTGAAGCCGGAGACCCCGGCGACGACGGTGTCCGACGCGGTCCACCACGCCGGTGAACAGCCTTATGAGTACGTCCGGCGCGAGCTGGTCGAACCGGATTGGCGGCGGTTCCCAGGCTGGAAGACGGTCACCGAGGCCCAGTGGCGCGACGCCCAGTGGCAGCGGGTGAACTGCGTGAAGAACGCGCTGCAGCTGCGCAAGGTCGTCGGCGACCTGTTGTCGGAGTCGTTCTACGAGGAACTGGCCGCCGACCAGCAGCAGCTGGCGACGATGTCGATGCTGCTGCCGCCGCAGATGCTCAACACGATGGCGCCCACGGCGGAGACCACGACGCCGGAGTTCACCGAGGCGTTCTTCGCCGACCCGGTGCGCCGATACATGCTGCCCGTGCGGTCCGACCGCGACCCGCAGTGGCCGTCGCACCCGCACTCGGAGCGCGACTCGCTGCACGAGGCGGAGATGTGGGTGGTGGAGGGGCTGACCCACCGCTACCCGACGAAGGTCCTCGCGGAGATGCTCTCGACGTGCCCGCAGTACTGCGGCCACTGCACCCGGATGGACCTGGTCGGCAACTCCACCCCGCAGGTGGAGAAGCACAAGCTGACGTTGAAGCCGGTCGACCGCTACGACCAGATGATCGACTACCTCAAGCGCACCCCCGGTGTGCGGGACGTGGTCGTCTCCGGCGGCGACGTGGCGAACGTGCCGTGGAAGCAGCTCGAGCTGTTCCTGATGCGGCTGCTCGACATCGAGACCGTCCGTGACATCCGCCTCGCCACCAAGGCGCTCGCGGGGCTGCCGCAGCACTGGCTGCAGCCCAGCGTCGTCGAGGGCTTGGAGCGGGTGGCCCGCACGGCGGCCCGGCGCGGGGTGAACCTGGCGATCCACACCCACGTCAACCACGTGCAGTCGGTGACCCCGCTGGTGGCGGAGGCGGCGCGCACGGCGCTGGAGGTCGGCGTCCGCGACGTCCGCAACCAGGGTGTGCTGATGCGCGGGGTCAACGCGACCCCGGAAGCACTGCTGGACCTGTGCTTCGCGCTGCAGGGCGAGGCGAACATCCTGCCGTACTACTTCTACATGTGCGACATGATCCCCAACGCCGAACACTGGCGGGTCGCGGTGTGGGAAGCGCAGGAACTGCAGCACGCGATCATGGGCTACCTCCCCGGCTACGCCACCCCGCGGATCATCTGCGACGTGCCGTATGTGGGTAAGCGCTGGGTCCACCAACTCGCCGAATACGACCGCGAGCTGGGCATCTCGTACTGGACCAAGAACTACCGGGCGGGCACCGAGCGCATGGAGGCCGAGGAAGCCGCCGCGATCCTCAGCCGCCGCTACCCGTACTACGACCCCATCTCCACCCTCGGCGCCACGGGACAGCAGTTCTGGCGGGACAACCCGGAGCACCAGGCGTGA
- a CDS encoding DJ-1/PfpI family protein, which translates to MTSDILVAVYSGLADWEIGYVTAGLNNPAFQREPGKFRVCTVAETAAPITTMGGLVVTPDLTLADADIEGAALLLLPGADSWLEGEHTAFAEAAARRLDAGSPVAAICGATVGLAAAGLLDTRAHTGNAPQQLAMADAYQGESRFLPDRAVVDQGLITAGAASPLEFAREIFRVLDVYEPDVLEAWYQLNATGDPKWFFALMEAVG; encoded by the coding sequence ATGACTTCGGACATCCTTGTAGCTGTGTATTCGGGCCTGGCGGACTGGGAGATCGGTTACGTCACGGCGGGCCTCAACAACCCCGCGTTCCAGCGTGAGCCCGGGAAGTTCCGGGTGTGCACGGTCGCGGAGACGGCCGCGCCGATCACCACCATGGGCGGGCTCGTCGTGACCCCCGACCTCACCCTCGCCGACGCGGACATCGAGGGCGCGGCCCTACTGTTGTTGCCCGGCGCGGATTCCTGGCTCGAAGGCGAGCACACCGCGTTCGCCGAGGCGGCGGCCCGCAGGCTCGACGCGGGCAGCCCGGTCGCCGCCATCTGCGGCGCCACGGTCGGTCTCGCGGCGGCGGGTCTGCTCGACACCCGCGCGCACACCGGAAACGCGCCCCAGCAACTGGCGATGGCGGACGCGTACCAGGGGGAGTCGCGGTTCCTGCCCGACCGCGCGGTCGTCGACCAGGGGCTGATCACCGCGGGTGCGGCCAGCCCGCTGGAGTTCGCCCGGGAGATCTTCCGGGTGCTCGACGTCTACGAGCCGGACGTGCTCGAGGCGTGGTACCAGCTCAACGCGACCGGCGACCCCAAGTGGTTCTTCGCGCTGATGGAGGCCGTCGGGTGA
- a CDS encoding S28 family serine protease gives MLIRRSRTLAATLVAAAAMGLIATGVSPVTAAPVAQSADIADQLRAIPGLTVVSESATPPAGYRFFMLTYNQPVDHRDPSGQRFEQRFQLLHKATDRPMILHTTGYNMPANAFRSEPTRLVDGNQISVEQRFFSPSRPDPADWDDLNIWQAATDHHRLVDALDGVYAQKWISTGASKGGMTSVYHRRFYPGDVDGVVAYVAPNDKMNRLDGAYDKFFDTVGSDADCRARLDGVQREALTRRPEMLEKYKAHAAADGMTFNQVFGDIDKAFEMVVLDTAWAFWQYSKQADCATVPAATATTDELYTFIDNVSGFSFYSDQGILPYAPYFRQAATQLGWPSLTFDHLKGLTKYPGLYQANSSLPENLRARHDAWPMLDIDSWVRTRSSEMLFVYGQNDPWGAEPFVPSGRDSFTYTAPGANHGANIAALTPTERDAATAALRRWAGITVPTMQSPQSADITVPEVTDLDRAEPRNIRRPL, from the coding sequence GTGCTCATCCGTAGAAGTCGGACGCTCGCGGCCACGTTGGTGGCGGCGGCGGCCATGGGTCTGATCGCGACCGGGGTCTCCCCCGTGACCGCGGCGCCCGTGGCGCAGAGCGCGGACATCGCCGATCAGCTTCGGGCGATCCCCGGGCTGACCGTGGTGTCCGAATCCGCTACCCCGCCCGCCGGGTACCGGTTCTTCATGCTCACCTACAACCAGCCGGTGGACCACCGCGACCCCTCGGGCCAGCGGTTCGAGCAGCGGTTCCAGCTGCTGCACAAGGCCACCGACCGGCCGATGATCCTGCACACCACCGGCTACAACATGCCGGCGAACGCGTTCCGCTCCGAGCCGACGCGGCTCGTCGACGGCAACCAGATCTCGGTGGAGCAGCGGTTCTTCAGCCCGAGCCGCCCGGACCCGGCCGACTGGGACGACCTGAACATCTGGCAGGCCGCCACGGATCACCACCGCCTCGTCGACGCGCTCGACGGCGTCTACGCGCAGAAGTGGATCTCCACCGGGGCCAGCAAGGGCGGCATGACCTCGGTCTACCACCGCCGCTTCTACCCCGGTGACGTCGACGGCGTCGTCGCCTACGTCGCACCGAACGACAAGATGAACCGGCTCGACGGCGCGTACGACAAATTCTTCGACACCGTCGGCTCCGACGCGGACTGCCGCGCCCGGCTCGACGGCGTGCAGCGGGAGGCGCTGACCAGGCGCCCCGAGATGCTGGAGAAGTACAAGGCGCACGCGGCGGCCGACGGGATGACCTTCAACCAGGTCTTCGGCGACATCGACAAGGCGTTCGAGATGGTCGTCCTCGACACCGCGTGGGCGTTCTGGCAGTACTCGAAGCAGGCGGACTGCGCGACGGTGCCCGCGGCGACGGCGACGACCGATGAACTCTACACCTTCATCGACAACGTCAGTGGCTTCTCGTTCTACTCCGACCAGGGGATCCTCCCCTACGCGCCGTATTTCCGGCAGGCCGCGACCCAGCTCGGCTGGCCGTCGCTGACCTTCGACCACCTCAAGGGCCTGACCAAGTACCCGGGGCTCTACCAGGCGAACTCGAGCCTGCCCGAGAACCTGCGGGCCCGGCATGACGCGTGGCCGATGCTCGACATCGATTCGTGGGTGCGGACCCGGTCGAGCGAGATGCTGTTCGTCTACGGCCAGAACGACCCGTGGGGTGCTGAGCCGTTCGTGCCCAGCGGCCGCGACTCGTTCACCTACACCGCGCCGGGCGCCAACCACGGGGCGAACATCGCCGCCCTGACCCCGACCGAGCGTGACGCCGCCACCGCGGCACTCCGTCGCTGGGCGGGCATCACGGTCCCGACCATGCAGTCCCCCCAGTCGGCCGACATCACCGTCCCCGAGGTCACCGACCTCGACCGCGCCGAACCCCGCAACATCCGCCGCCCCCTGTAA
- a CDS encoding MarR family winged helix-turn-helix transcriptional regulator, producing the protein MSAEPRTPGGDALTDIIVRTFHLNGAFLRAAEHISRPQGLTPSWWQVLGGVLDQPRSVADIAREMGMARQSVQRTADLLVDKGLAEYLPNPAHARAKLVRPSEAGWKAIRGMGAAQHAFTNRVAAQFTDAELRTTAEVMRRLGMALAEDESNQV; encoded by the coding sequence GTGAGCGCCGAACCCCGCACGCCGGGAGGTGACGCGCTGACCGACATCATCGTGCGCACCTTCCACCTCAACGGCGCCTTCCTTCGCGCGGCTGAACACATCTCCCGGCCGCAGGGCCTGACCCCGTCGTGGTGGCAGGTGCTCGGTGGCGTCCTCGACCAGCCGCGCTCGGTCGCCGACATCGCCCGCGAAATGGGCATGGCGAGACAGAGCGTCCAGCGAACAGCGGATCTGTTGGTGGACAAGGGACTCGCCGAGTACCTGCCGAACCCGGCCCACGCCCGGGCGAAACTGGTCCGCCCCAGCGAGGCGGGCTGGAAGGCCATCCGCGGCATGGGCGCCGCCCAGCACGCCTTCACCAACCGCGTCGCCGCCCAGTTCACGGACGCGGAACTGCGAACGACAGCGGAAGTGATGCGGCGACTGGGAATGGCGTTGGCGGAGGACGAGTCCAACCAGGTCTGA